One genomic segment of Musa acuminata AAA Group cultivar baxijiao chromosome BXJ3-3, Cavendish_Baxijiao_AAA, whole genome shotgun sequence includes these proteins:
- the LOC135582461 gene encoding homeobox-leucine zipper protein HOX11-like, protein MEQGLALGMGLDVGRREEEEEEEEEAASGDEEEGGKEDGEVRRSLQPALPLKLLPLLPVPRQPSPPLLRFPSSTATRNLDASTRGFDVPSTEEAEEAAAVSSSSPNSTISFRMGFSAQRSSAERGAAAERGSSIVSDEEENGLAKKKLRLSKEQSAFLEESFKEHNTLNPKQKLALAKQLNLQPRQVEVWFQNRRARTKLKQTEVDCEYLKRCCQTLTEENRRLQKEVAELRALKTTHPFHMHLPATTLSMCPSCERVASTAADHRPSSFAALFSKPTPAAPRHPP, encoded by the exons ATGGAGCAGGGGCTGGCGCTTGGGATGGGATTGGATGTTGGTCgccgcgaagaagaagaagaagaagaagaagaagcggcgTCGGGGGACGAGGAGGAGGGTGGAAAGGAGGATGGGGAGGTAAGGAGGTCCCTGCAGCCAGCGCTGCCGCTTAAACTCCTCCCCCTCTTGCCTGTTCCCCGGCAGCCTTCTCCTCCCCTGCTCCGGTTCCCATCGTCGACTGCGACGA GGAATTTGGATGCCTCGACGCGAGGGTTCGATGTGCCATCCACAGAGGAGGCCGAGGAAGCGGCGGCGGTGTCTTCGTCGTCACCGAACAGCACCATCTCCTTTCGGATGGGCTTCTCCGCCCAGCGAAGCAGCGCTGAGAGGGGAGCGGCGGCGGAAAGGGGGTCGTCTATAGTGAGCGACGAAGAGGAGAACGGATTGGCGAAGAAGAAGCTCCGCCTCTCTAAGGAGCAATCTGCCTTCCTCGAGGAGAGCTTCAAGGAGCACAACACCCTCAATCCA AAGCAGAAGCTTGCTCTGGCCAAGCAGCTCAACCTGCAGCCTCGACAAGTAGAAGTCTGGTTTCAGAACAGAAGAGCCAG GACGAAGCTGAAGCAAACAGAAGTGGACTGTGAGTACCTAAAGCGCTGCTGCCAGACGCTGACGGAGGAGAACCGCCGCCTCCAGAAGGAGGTGGCGGAGCTGAGGGCCCTCAAGACCACCCACCCTTTCCACATGCACCTCCCGGCCACCACCCTCTCCATGTGCCCCTCCTGCGAGCGCGTCGCTTCCACCGCTGCAGACCACCGGCCGAGCTCCTTCGCCGCCCTCTTCTCCAAGCCTACGCCTGCGGCACCTCGCCATCCTCCCTGA